The Drosophila biarmipes strain raj3 chromosome 2L, RU_DBia_V1.1, whole genome shotgun sequence genome has a window encoding:
- the LOC108036067 gene encoding tyrosine-protein kinase Btk29A isoform X2, with translation MIPCVSLAETSVIGNMKERVKEMKVFGCRLNFWNHIGHSLTSSKTKEGNGSSPAQNSTRSISPNSSTTNSQFSLQHNSSGSLGGGVGGGLGGGGSLGLGGGGGGGGGSCTPTSLQPQSSLTTFKQSPTLLNGNGTLLDANMPGGIPTPGTPNSKAKDNSHFVKLVVALYPFKAIEGGDLSLEKNAEYEVIDDSQEHWWKVKDAVGNVGYIPSNYVKPKALLGLERYEWYVGDMSRQRAESLLKQGDKEGCFVVRKSSTKGLYTLSLHTKVPQSHVKHYHIKQNARCEYYLSEKHCCETIPDLINYHRHNSGGLACRLKSSPCDRPVPPTAGLSHDKWEIHPMELMLMEELGSGQFGVVRRGKWRGSIDTAVKMMKEGTMSEDDFIEEAKVMTKLQHPNLVQLYGVCSKHRPIYIVTEYMKHGSLLNYLRRHEKTLIGNMGLLLDMCIQVSKGMTYLERHNYIHRDLAARNCLVGSENVVKVADFGLARYVLDDQYTSSGGTKFPIKWAPPEVLNYTRFSSKSDVWAYGVLMWEIFTCGKMPYGRLKNTEVVERVQRGIILEKPKSCAKEIYDVMKLCWSHGPEERPAFRVLMDQLALVAQTLTD, from the exons ATGATTCCCTGCGTGAGCTTGGCCGAAACGAGCGTCATTGGCAACATGAAGGAGCGGGTCAAGGAAATGAAAGTGTTCGGCTGCCGGCTGAACTTCTGGAACCACATCGGTCACAGTCTGACCAGTTCCAAAACCAAAGAAG GCAACGGCAGTTCTCCAGCCCAGAATTCAACGCGCAGCATCAGCCCCAACAGCTCCACGACCAACAGTCAGTTCAGCCTGCAGCACAACAGCTCGGGGAGTCTCGGCGGCGGAGTGGGCGGCGGATTGGGAGGCGGCGGAAGCCTTGGCctaggcggcggcggcggaggaggtggcggcAGTTGCACGCCCACATCGCTGCAGCCTCAG TCCTCGCTGACAACTTTCAAGCAGTCCCCAACTTTATTGAACGGCAACGGAACTCTATTGGATGCCAATATGCCTGGCGGTATACCCACCCCCGGAACTCCGAATTCCAAAGCCAAG GACAATTCACACTTTGTCAAATTGGTGGTGGCCCTCTATCCATTTAAGGCCATCGAAGGCGGCGATTTGTCGCTGGAGAAG AATGCCGAATACGAGGTGATCGATGACTCGCAGGAGCACTGGTGGAAGGTCAAAGATGCCGTAGGGAACGTCGGCTATATACCCAGCAACTATGTCAAGCCGAAGGCGCTGCTGGGCCTGGAGCGCTACGA ATGGTATGTGGGCGACATGTCACGCCAGAGGGCCGAGTCCCTGCTCAAGCAGGGCGACAAGGAGGGCTGCTTCGTGGTCCGCAAGTCATCGACCAAGGGTCTCTACACACTATCGCTGCATACCAAAGT TCCACAGTCGCATGTGAAGCACTACCACATCAAGCAGAATGCCCGCTGCGAGTACTACTTGAGCGAGAAGCACTGCTGTGAGACTATTCCGGATCTGATCAACTACCATCGCCACAACTCCGGCGGCCTGGCGTGCCGGCTCAAATCGTCGCCCTGCGATCGCCCCGTTCCACCGACGGCGGGCCTGTCCCACGACAAATGGGAGATTCATCCCATGGAGCTGATGCTGATGGAGGAGCTGGGATCGGGACAGTTTGGGGTGGTTCGGCGCGGCAAGTGGCGCGGATCCATCGACACGGCGGTGAAGATGATGAAGGAGGGCACCATGTCCGAGGACGACTTCATCGAGGAGGCCAAGGTGATGACCAAGCTGCAGCATCCGAATCTGGTGCAGCTGTATGGCGTCTGCTCCAAGCACCGACCCATCTACATTGTGACCGAGTACATGAAGCACGGCTCCTTGTTGAACTACTTGCGGCGGCATGAGAAGACCCTGATCGGCAACATGGGGCTGCTGCTGGACATGTGCATACAGGTCAGCAAGGGCATGACCTACCTGGAGCGCCACAACTACATCCATCGAGATCTGGCCGCCCGCAATTGCCTCGTGGGCTCCGAAAATGTGGTCAAAGTGGCCGACTTTGGCCTGGCCCGATATGTTCTGGACGATCAGTACACCAGCTCCGGCGGCACCAAGTTCCCCATCAAGTGGGCGCCGCCCGAGGTGCTCAACTACACGCGCTTCTCCTCCAAGAGCGATGTGTGGGCTTACG GTGTGCTGATGTGGGAGATCTTCACTTGCGGCAAGATGCCATATGGTCGCCTAAAGAACACAGAGGTGGTGGAGCGTGTGCAGCGCGGAATTATCCTAGAGAAACCAAAGTCGTGTGCCAAGGAGATTTATGAT GTCATGAAGTTGTGCTGGTCACATGGACCCGAGGAGCGTCCCGCGTTCCGTGTGCTCATGGATCAGCTGGCTCTTGTGGCCCAGACGCTAACCGACTAA
- the LOC108036067 gene encoding tyrosine-protein kinase Btk29A isoform X3 has translation MMLLSALKLGNGSSPAQNSTRSISPNSSTTNSQFSLQHNSSGSLGGGVGGGLGGGGSLGLGGGGGGGGGSCTPTSLQPQSSLTTFKQSPTLLNGNGTLLDANMPGGIPTPGTPNSKAKDNSHFVKLVVALYPFKAIEGGDLSLEKNAEYEVIDDSQEHWWKVKDAVGNVGYIPSNYVKPKALLGLERYEWYVGDMSRQRAESLLKQGDKEGCFVVRKSSTKGLYTLSLHTKVPQSHVKHYHIKQNARCEYYLSEKHCCETIPDLINYHRHNSGGLACRLKSSPCDRPVPPTAGLSHDKWEIHPMELMLMEELGSGQFGVVRRGKWRGSIDTAVKMMKEGTMSEDDFIEEAKVMTKLQHPNLVQLYGVCSKHRPIYIVTEYMKHGSLLNYLRRHEKTLIGNMGLLLDMCIQVSKGMTYLERHNYIHRDLAARNCLVGSENVVKVADFGLARYVLDDQYTSSGGTKFPIKWAPPEVLNYTRFSSKSDVWAYGVLMWEIFTCGKMPYGRLKNTEVVERVQRGIILEKPKSCAKEIYDVMKLCWSHGPEERPAFRVLMDQLALVAQTLTD, from the exons ATGATGCTTTTATCGGCACTCAAGCTGG GCAACGGCAGTTCTCCAGCCCAGAATTCAACGCGCAGCATCAGCCCCAACAGCTCCACGACCAACAGTCAGTTCAGCCTGCAGCACAACAGCTCGGGGAGTCTCGGCGGCGGAGTGGGCGGCGGATTGGGAGGCGGCGGAAGCCTTGGCctaggcggcggcggcggaggaggtggcggcAGTTGCACGCCCACATCGCTGCAGCCTCAG TCCTCGCTGACAACTTTCAAGCAGTCCCCAACTTTATTGAACGGCAACGGAACTCTATTGGATGCCAATATGCCTGGCGGTATACCCACCCCCGGAACTCCGAATTCCAAAGCCAAG GACAATTCACACTTTGTCAAATTGGTGGTGGCCCTCTATCCATTTAAGGCCATCGAAGGCGGCGATTTGTCGCTGGAGAAG AATGCCGAATACGAGGTGATCGATGACTCGCAGGAGCACTGGTGGAAGGTCAAAGATGCCGTAGGGAACGTCGGCTATATACCCAGCAACTATGTCAAGCCGAAGGCGCTGCTGGGCCTGGAGCGCTACGA ATGGTATGTGGGCGACATGTCACGCCAGAGGGCCGAGTCCCTGCTCAAGCAGGGCGACAAGGAGGGCTGCTTCGTGGTCCGCAAGTCATCGACCAAGGGTCTCTACACACTATCGCTGCATACCAAAGT TCCACAGTCGCATGTGAAGCACTACCACATCAAGCAGAATGCCCGCTGCGAGTACTACTTGAGCGAGAAGCACTGCTGTGAGACTATTCCGGATCTGATCAACTACCATCGCCACAACTCCGGCGGCCTGGCGTGCCGGCTCAAATCGTCGCCCTGCGATCGCCCCGTTCCACCGACGGCGGGCCTGTCCCACGACAAATGGGAGATTCATCCCATGGAGCTGATGCTGATGGAGGAGCTGGGATCGGGACAGTTTGGGGTGGTTCGGCGCGGCAAGTGGCGCGGATCCATCGACACGGCGGTGAAGATGATGAAGGAGGGCACCATGTCCGAGGACGACTTCATCGAGGAGGCCAAGGTGATGACCAAGCTGCAGCATCCGAATCTGGTGCAGCTGTATGGCGTCTGCTCCAAGCACCGACCCATCTACATTGTGACCGAGTACATGAAGCACGGCTCCTTGTTGAACTACTTGCGGCGGCATGAGAAGACCCTGATCGGCAACATGGGGCTGCTGCTGGACATGTGCATACAGGTCAGCAAGGGCATGACCTACCTGGAGCGCCACAACTACATCCATCGAGATCTGGCCGCCCGCAATTGCCTCGTGGGCTCCGAAAATGTGGTCAAAGTGGCCGACTTTGGCCTGGCCCGATATGTTCTGGACGATCAGTACACCAGCTCCGGCGGCACCAAGTTCCCCATCAAGTGGGCGCCGCCCGAGGTGCTCAACTACACGCGCTTCTCCTCCAAGAGCGATGTGTGGGCTTACG GTGTGCTGATGTGGGAGATCTTCACTTGCGGCAAGATGCCATATGGTCGCCTAAAGAACACAGAGGTGGTGGAGCGTGTGCAGCGCGGAATTATCCTAGAGAAACCAAAGTCGTGTGCCAAGGAGATTTATGAT GTCATGAAGTTGTGCTGGTCACATGGACCCGAGGAGCGTCCCGCGTTCCGTGTGCTCATGGATCAGCTGGCTCTTGTGGCCCAGACGCTAACCGACTAA